One segment of Panicum virgatum strain AP13 chromosome 1K, P.virgatum_v5, whole genome shotgun sequence DNA contains the following:
- the LOC120706901 gene encoding 60S ribosomal protein L6-3-like — protein MAPTSKLSQGIKRASRSHAYHRRGLWAIKAKHGGSFPKAGKLAAAAEPKFYPADDVKPRVPSTRKPKPTKLRSTITPGTVLILLAGRFMGKRVVFLKQLKSGLLLISGPFKINGVPIRRVNQTYVVATSTKVDISGVDVAKFDDKYFAREKKQKSKKTEGDLFETEKEASKSLPDFKKDDQKAVDAALIKAIEAVPDLKTYIGARFSLRDGDKPHEMVF, from the exons ATGGCGCCGACGTCGAAGCTCTCGCAGGGCATCAAGAGGGCGTCGCGGTCGCACGCGTACCACCGCCGGGGGCTGTGGGCCATCAAGGCCAAGCACGGCGGCTCCTTCCCCAAGGCCgggaagctcgccgccgccgcggagcccaaGTTCTACCCTGCCGACGATGTCAAGCCCCGCGTTCCCAGCACCCGCAAGCCTAAGCCTACCAAACTCAG GTCCACCATCACCCCCGGGACGGTGCTGATCCTGCTCGCTGGGCGCTTCATGGGCAAGAGAGTGGTGTTCCTCAAGCAGCTCAAGTctggcctcctcctcatctctG GGCCTTTCAAGATAAATGGAGTACCAATCCGCCGTGTGAACCAGACCTACGTTGTTGCTACATCCACCAAGGTTGACATCTCTGGTGTTGATGTTGCGAAGTTTGACGACAAGTACTTTGCCAGGGAAAAGAAGCAGAAGTCTAAAAAGACTGAGGGCGACCTTTTTGAGACAGAGAAGGAG GCTTCAAAGTCTCTGCCTGACTTCAAGAAGGATGACCAGAAGGCTGTGGATGCTGCTCTGATCAAGGCTATTGAGGCTGTCCCAGACCTGAAAACCTACATTGGTGCCCGGTTCTCTCTCAGGGATGGTGACAAGCCCCATGAGATGGTCTTCTAA